One stretch of Asterias rubens chromosome 8, eAstRub1.3, whole genome shotgun sequence DNA includes these proteins:
- the LOC117293807 gene encoding nudC domain-containing protein 2-like isoform X1 translates to MAHFDEKSGVVPCLTPWGKWYQTMEEIFIEVNAPEGTTSKMVKVIFGSKQLACTVRGEELIKGELSAAVISDECTWTLEDNKLIVIVLVKSSRLAENCWHSLLKDQYTADPYIYDQMEKKLTLQRFQHENPGFDFSGAEITGNYSHGGPTFDP, encoded by the exons ATGGCGCATTTTGATGAAAAGAGCGGCGTAGTCCCTTGCCTGACCCCATGGGGTAAGTGGtatcagaccatggaggaaatcTTCATTGAGGTGAATGCTCCAGAGGGTACAACATCTAAGATGGTCAAAGTGATCTTTGGCTCCAAGCAGCTGGCCTGTACAGTCAGAGGAGAGGAACTCATTAAG GGTGAACTGAGTGCTGCAGTTATTTCTGATGAGTGCACATGGACACTTG AGGACAACAAGCTGATTGTAATCGTCCTGGTCAAGTCGAGCCGACTGGCTGAGAACTGCTGGCACAGCTTGCTGAAGGATCAGTACACAGCTGACCCGTACATCTATGATCAGATGGAGAAGAAACTCACCTTGCAAAGATTCCAGCATGAG AATCCCGGCTTTGACTTCAGTGGGGCTGAAATAACAGGCAACTACTCTCATGGTGGGCCCACTTTTGATCCATAG
- the LOC117293807 gene encoding nudC domain-containing protein 2-like isoform X2 yields the protein MAHFDEKSGVVPCLTPWGKWYQTMEEIFIEVNAPEGTTSKMVKVIFGSKQLACTVRGEELIKGELSAAVISDECTWTLEDNKLIVIVLVKSSRLAENCWHSLLKDQYTADPYIYDQMEKKLTLQRFQHEFIDQYL from the exons ATGGCGCATTTTGATGAAAAGAGCGGCGTAGTCCCTTGCCTGACCCCATGGGGTAAGTGGtatcagaccatggaggaaatcTTCATTGAGGTGAATGCTCCAGAGGGTACAACATCTAAGATGGTCAAAGTGATCTTTGGCTCCAAGCAGCTGGCCTGTACAGTCAGAGGAGAGGAACTCATTAAG GGTGAACTGAGTGCTGCAGTTATTTCTGATGAGTGCACATGGACACTTG AGGACAACAAGCTGATTGTAATCGTCCTGGTCAAGTCGAGCCGACTGGCTGAGAACTGCTGGCACAGCTTGCTGAAGGATCAGTACACAGCTGACCCGTACATCTATGATCAGATGGAGAAGAAACTCACCTTGCAAAGATTCCAGCATGAG